The DNA window TCAGGACCCCTGGGGGCCTCGTTGTCGTGCTGGGCTGCAGCCATGCTGGTGTGGTCAATACTCTAAGGCACCTGAAGAGGTTGACTGGTGCGGATTCGATACACGCCGTGATAGGCGGTATGCACCTTGAGAAAGCCAGCATGAACCGTGTCCACCTTACCATCCGGGCCATGAACGAGCTTGGGGTGGAGAAGGTGATACCCGTTCATTGCACGGGGTTTGCAGCGTGCGCAGAAATGGCGCGCTTGCTCGGTGACAGGTTCGTTTCCGGTGGCGCCGGAGACGTGTTCGTGTTCTGAATGATCAGGCTGTGTTCTGGCTTGTACATGAGGCGATGTCGGGAAATCGGGAACGGGGATGAGTCGGCGTATGTTCTACAACGTGAAAGTCCTGGAGCACTTCATCAACCCCAGGAACGTGGGGGAGATACCGGACGCGGATGGGGTTGGAACAATCGGAGATCCCAATTGCGGCGACTATCTTCAGATGCACATCAAGGTCAAGGACGGAAAGCTCGCCGACATCAAGTTCAAGTTGTTCGGATGCCCGGCTGCCATAGGCACCAGCAGCATAACGACTGAACTTGCCATGGGCAAGACTCTCGAAGAGGCGTATGGGGTTACTGAGGATGACATCGTCCGGGCTCTCGGCGGACTTCCGGACCAGAAGATCCACTGTTCGGTGCTTGGTCCGGCTGCGCTCCGCATGGCGATTCTCGACTACATTTCCCGGACCGGCTCCCGGACCGAGCGCGAAGGGTCCGATAGCTCGGCAGAGGTCAATGAGTCCCAAGCAGACCGAGCTTGCGGCAATGTTGCTCCAGGGTCTTGAAGGCAACATACCCTCCCGCCGTCGCGACTGCCATGAATGCCACGAGGATCGAGAGTTCGGCGCGCATCGGCATGAGGGTCGTAGTCCCGAGGAGAAGCCCGCGC is part of the Bacillota bacterium genome and encodes:
- a CDS encoding iron-sulfur cluster assembly scaffold protein, whose amino-acid sequence is MFYNVKVLEHFINPRNVGEIPDADGVGTIGDPNCGDYLQMHIKVKDGKLADIKFKLFGCPAAIGTSSITTELAMGKTLEEAYGVTEDDIVRALGGLPDQKIHCSVLGPAALRMAILDYISRTGSRTEREGSDSSAEVNESQADRACGNVAPGS
- a CDS encoding MBL fold metallo-hydrolase, with the translated sequence RTPGGLVVVLGCSHAGVVNTLRHLKRLTGADSIHAVIGGMHLEKASMNRVHLTIRAMNELGVEKVIPVHCTGFAACAEMARLLGDRFVSGGAGDVFVF